The proteins below are encoded in one region of Planctopirus limnophila DSM 3776:
- a CDS encoding ATP-dependent Clp protease proteolytic subunit, with the protein MTNLVPYVIEKNGRDERAMDIYSRLLRDRIIILGSGIDDTVANTIVAQLLFLQFEDSKADIHLYINSPGGSITAGMAIYDTMQYLSCDVATYCLGQCASMGALLLTAGAAGKRHALPNSRIMIHQPLAGMQGTATELEIHAKEVLRVKRRMNEILLKHTGQTYDQIERDTDRDNFMMPDEAKSYGLIDKILEKMPASPAVQG; encoded by the coding sequence ATGACTAATCTGGTTCCTTACGTCATCGAGAAGAACGGTCGCGACGAACGGGCGATGGATATCTATAGCCGTCTGCTCCGCGACCGCATCATTATTCTCGGCAGTGGTATTGACGATACCGTAGCGAATACGATCGTCGCTCAATTGCTCTTTCTGCAATTTGAAGATAGCAAAGCGGATATCCACCTCTACATTAACTCGCCAGGTGGATCGATCACTGCAGGAATGGCCATCTACGATACGATGCAGTATCTCTCATGTGATGTCGCCACCTATTGCCTTGGCCAGTGTGCCAGTATGGGTGCTCTGCTGCTGACTGCCGGTGCTGCAGGTAAGCGTCATGCTCTACCCAACAGCCGCATCATGATTCACCAGCCTCTGGCGGGGATGCAGGGGACTGCGACCGAACTGGAGATTCACGCGAAGGAAGTTCTCCGCGTGAAGCGCCGGATGAATGAGATTCTGCTCAAGCATACCGGGCAAACCTATGACCAGATCGAAAGAGACACCGATCGCGACAATTTCATGATGCCGGACGAAGCGAAGTCCTATGGCCTGATCGATAAAATCCTTGAGAAGATGCCCGCATCGCCTGCCGTTCAAGGCTAA
- a CDS encoding ATP-dependent Clp protease proteolytic subunit → MAASASGGYSRQRQMGLGDLLLENRIIFLDGPIHDASANLIVMKLLFLQAENRHQDIHFYVNSPGGSVTATMAIYDTMQFLQCDIATYCVGLAASGGAIVLAGGTKGKRYCLPHGKVMIHQPYGEVGGQVSDIEIQARDILDTRRVLNEILAHHCNQPIEIIARDTERDYYMNAYQAKDYGIVDEVLSNPKKPPVGIPIPANKPVEGESAPGTTVS, encoded by the coding sequence ATGGCAGCAAGTGCATCCGGGGGGTATTCCCGGCAGCGTCAGATGGGTCTGGGTGACCTGCTGCTGGAAAATCGGATCATCTTTCTCGATGGCCCGATTCATGACGCGAGTGCCAATCTGATTGTGATGAAACTCCTCTTCCTGCAGGCAGAGAATCGCCACCAGGATATCCACTTCTACGTCAATTCCCCTGGTGGCTCTGTCACAGCGACCATGGCGATTTACGACACGATGCAGTTTTTGCAATGTGATATCGCCACCTATTGCGTTGGCCTGGCGGCCAGTGGCGGGGCGATTGTGCTGGCCGGTGGAACCAAAGGCAAAAGATATTGCCTCCCTCACGGCAAAGTGATGATTCACCAGCCTTACGGTGAAGTTGGCGGACAGGTTTCTGATATCGAAATTCAGGCACGCGATATTCTCGATACACGCCGCGTGCTCAATGAGATTCTGGCCCACCACTGCAATCAGCCCATCGAAATCATCGCTCGGGATACCGAACGCGATTACTACATGAATGCCTATCAGGCCAAAGATTACGGCATCGTCGATGAAGTCCTCTCGAACCCGAAGAAGCCACCAGTCGGTATCCCGATCCCAGCTAATAAGCCTGTTGAAGGTGAATCTGCTCCCGGCACAACCGTTTCGTAG
- a CDS encoding AAA family ATPase: MKISNIHIDRFGVWEDFDQTIKPNGLTVFYGTNGTGKTTLLRFLRSMLYGFTIDDRQIADRWRDRFSREGSLEVQHQGRTHRLHRMATLEGDAGRLTIDGLDTAHAAKPLYEELIGHLDARLFQSVFALGLPELQQLGTLEDEAVARHIYAMTLGPQGRQLQDAVPKLESYQRAIRNPQAMSGKLLELAQQRTRLRALNEAESTRLKRHRELLRKREQLETRQENLTSRQTNLQAALLEARHLQRVWEPWRLVGQCQRELSGLPELQAIAPDTISKLDRIEAAIVTLGQDRDTARSRALAIEEKLKSARKLADFGRFGPSLHALWEHQPAWQNQDTHRLAAEQELNTVEQDLTRRLKELGPKWTRQRLSEIVDTPATHAELLSSARGYQDMRARQLARQRRYRKKSSVCHDRELALRTTLLELGIQSETIEEPLHFARQRLAHVVELGRLRIAAGEHLERIREIEKQLERIRVHSSMPPWIFTLLFLFLAAGVGLLFWGALTSITTGVLVGTIYALVGVMAISLSYGLKVQFERDAEDQLRAIRESRRDYQVRLHEAREQMRDLAQTHDLMDAAELEQWMQGANDGGLIAQAAARLADLEKLQRQFQEIRRVRKSLSAARKKLQEGQRELAQARHDWSRKLAGIGLDETTSVSNAYSSWERVHGAFEQLARSRELSHRLNGIRAEQQVFRQKVETLAKRMGQSLPANANLWLPLENWRKDLTTALEKRKAKRKLDRMLESRQELRFQLDRKLEQQHLDRTAMLSAAGVRDREGLIDRIKTWEKRKEWELRLKQAQHDLEQAVQSQPTLAITEDVLQKFNRTQNDQRIGELTKDLAIVEQDLKKLYEELGSVKQETRTLEADTSGMTRRLELATLEQQMRTGLEDWYAAALAGQSMEELRQRFERTNQPQLLAEASPFLSKLTCGQYPNIWTPLGQHALCVDDDRQQPWPVQMLSGGTREQLFLAIRLAMVRRFTARNIELPMILDDVTVNFDEHRSGAAVDTLIDFASTGQQVLVFTSHMSFAEQFQSRGVEPVWLSRLETQARRAG; encoded by the coding sequence GTGAAGATCTCGAATATCCATATTGATCGGTTCGGAGTCTGGGAAGATTTCGACCAGACCATCAAGCCCAATGGCCTGACGGTTTTCTACGGAACAAACGGCACTGGTAAAACCACACTGCTCAGGTTCCTCCGTTCCATGCTCTATGGCTTCACCATTGATGACCGGCAGATTGCCGACCGCTGGCGAGACCGCTTCAGCCGGGAAGGTTCGCTGGAAGTCCAGCATCAGGGGCGGACGCATCGACTGCATCGTATGGCGACACTCGAGGGCGATGCCGGTCGTTTAACGATTGATGGCCTCGATACCGCTCATGCAGCGAAGCCGCTTTACGAAGAACTCATCGGCCATCTCGACGCCCGCTTGTTTCAATCGGTCTTTGCACTCGGTCTGCCAGAACTTCAACAACTCGGCACTCTCGAAGACGAAGCGGTCGCCCGGCATATCTACGCCATGACTTTAGGCCCACAGGGTCGTCAGTTACAGGATGCTGTGCCCAAGCTCGAAAGCTATCAGCGAGCCATTCGCAATCCGCAGGCGATGTCGGGAAAACTCCTCGAACTGGCTCAGCAGAGAACACGTTTGCGCGCTCTCAATGAAGCCGAATCGACTCGGCTCAAGCGGCACCGCGAACTTCTCCGCAAGCGGGAGCAACTCGAAACCCGGCAGGAGAATCTCACTTCCCGGCAGACCAATCTGCAGGCCGCGTTGCTCGAAGCCCGCCATCTGCAACGTGTCTGGGAACCGTGGCGACTTGTCGGCCAGTGTCAGCGTGAGCTCAGTGGTTTGCCAGAACTGCAAGCTATTGCTCCGGATACGATCTCGAAGCTCGATCGGATCGAAGCAGCCATTGTGACGCTTGGGCAGGATCGCGACACAGCCAGATCGCGTGCGCTTGCCATCGAAGAGAAGCTCAAATCGGCCCGCAAACTGGCTGATTTCGGACGTTTTGGCCCGAGTCTCCATGCTCTCTGGGAACATCAGCCAGCCTGGCAGAATCAGGATACCCATCGTCTGGCGGCCGAACAGGAACTCAATACCGTCGAGCAGGATCTCACGCGGCGGCTTAAAGAACTGGGCCCCAAATGGACCAGACAGCGGCTCAGTGAAATTGTCGATACTCCCGCGACTCATGCCGAGCTTCTCAGCTCGGCCCGTGGTTATCAGGATATGCGGGCCCGGCAACTGGCCAGGCAGCGTCGCTATCGCAAAAAGTCGAGTGTCTGCCACGACCGCGAGTTGGCGCTGCGTACGACTCTTCTTGAACTGGGCATTCAAAGCGAGACCATCGAAGAGCCTTTGCACTTTGCTCGCCAGAGACTGGCTCATGTCGTCGAACTGGGCCGCTTGCGGATTGCTGCTGGCGAACATCTCGAACGAATTCGCGAAATTGAAAAGCAGCTCGAACGGATTCGCGTTCATTCCAGCATGCCCCCCTGGATTTTTACACTGCTCTTCCTGTTTCTGGCGGCTGGCGTCGGGCTCCTCTTCTGGGGAGCATTAACGTCGATCACCACAGGTGTGCTGGTGGGGACGATCTATGCCCTGGTGGGGGTCATGGCCATCAGCCTCTCGTATGGACTCAAGGTTCAATTCGAGCGTGATGCGGAAGATCAACTGCGTGCCATTCGTGAAAGTCGCCGGGATTATCAGGTGCGTCTGCACGAAGCCCGCGAGCAGATGCGCGATCTCGCCCAGACCCACGACCTGATGGATGCTGCTGAACTCGAGCAGTGGATGCAGGGGGCCAATGATGGCGGTCTGATTGCGCAGGCCGCTGCCCGCCTGGCGGATCTTGAAAAACTGCAGCGGCAATTTCAGGAAATTCGCCGTGTCCGCAAGTCGTTAAGTGCCGCTCGTAAGAAACTTCAGGAAGGCCAGCGCGAACTCGCTCAGGCCCGGCACGACTGGAGCCGCAAACTGGCGGGTATCGGTCTGGATGAAACCACTTCGGTCTCCAATGCCTACTCCAGTTGGGAAAGAGTCCATGGTGCCTTCGAGCAATTGGCACGTTCGCGAGAGCTGAGTCATCGCCTGAACGGGATTCGTGCTGAGCAGCAGGTCTTTCGGCAGAAAGTTGAAACTCTTGCTAAACGGATGGGCCAGAGTCTGCCGGCCAATGCCAATCTCTGGCTGCCACTGGAGAACTGGCGTAAAGATCTCACGACCGCCCTGGAAAAACGGAAGGCCAAACGCAAGCTCGACCGCATGCTCGAAAGTCGGCAGGAACTTCGCTTCCAGCTTGATCGCAAACTTGAGCAGCAGCATCTGGATCGTACGGCGATGCTCAGTGCTGCCGGTGTCCGCGACCGCGAAGGCTTGATTGATCGAATCAAGACTTGGGAAAAGCGTAAAGAATGGGAACTGCGCCTCAAGCAGGCTCAGCATGATCTTGAACAGGCTGTGCAGTCACAACCCACACTGGCCATCACCGAAGATGTGCTGCAGAAATTCAATCGCACACAGAACGATCAAAGGATTGGTGAACTCACCAAAGATCTGGCAATTGTCGAGCAGGATCTCAAGAAGCTTTACGAAGAACTGGGAAGTGTCAAACAGGAGACCAGGACTCTTGAAGCGGATACTTCCGGCATGACGCGCCGGCTCGAACTGGCCACACTTGAGCAGCAGATGCGTACTGGTCTTGAGGACTGGTATGCAGCGGCTCTTGCCGGTCAGAGTATGGAAGAGTTAAGGCAGCGCTTCGAGCGCACCAATCAGCCTCAATTGCTGGCCGAAGCTTCGCCATTCCTCTCGAAGCTCACCTGTGGCCAATACCCGAATATCTGGACACCACTGGGACAGCATGCGCTGTGCGTCGATGATGATCGTCAACAGCCGTGGCCCGTCCAGATGCTTTCTGGCGGCACCCGTGAACAACTCTTCCTCGCCATTCGACTGGCCATGGTGCGAAGGTTTACGGCCCGAAATATCGAATTGCCCATGATTCTTGACGATGTGACTGTCAACTTTGACGAACACCGCTCAGGTGCTGCCGTCGATACGCTCATCGATTTTGCTTCGACTGGGCAGCAGGTCCTGGTCTTTACCAGCCACATGAGTTTTGCCGAGCAGTTCCAGTCTCGCGGGGTTGAACCTGTCTGGCTCTCACGATTGGAAACGCAGGCCCGTCGGGCTGGTTGA
- a CDS encoding DUF3050 domain-containing protein, producing the protein MNTAIGSLKTSAAASEPAPEENPLDRLEALRERLIQHPIYQEVNSLGRIRLFMREHAFAVWDFMSLLKRMQQLCTCTTVPWVPSPRPELSRFINEIVLGEECDEDGRGGYISHYALYLEAMTELGADPKPIQQLVSRIGNGADTYRVLEQLPVLSATKEFVRFTLQLCRVGQPHEVAAVFFYSREDIIPEMFSRLIPVLEPQQVPVGRLLHYLHRHVELDGDRHGPLARLAMEHLCEGNAQWQQQALVAAGRAIEHRLALWDGLLKAFQDQGL; encoded by the coding sequence ATGAACACCGCCATTGGCTCATTGAAAACATCGGCTGCTGCCAGTGAACCCGCTCCGGAGGAAAATCCTCTCGATCGACTGGAAGCTTTGCGTGAGCGGTTGATCCAGCATCCGATCTATCAGGAGGTGAACTCGCTGGGCCGCATTCGCCTGTTCATGAGAGAACATGCTTTTGCTGTGTGGGATTTCATGTCGTTACTCAAACGGATGCAGCAACTTTGTACCTGCACCACAGTTCCGTGGGTCCCTTCGCCTCGACCGGAACTGAGCCGCTTTATCAATGAAATTGTGCTCGGTGAAGAGTGTGATGAAGATGGTCGTGGTGGCTACATCAGCCATTACGCATTGTATCTTGAAGCCATGACCGAACTGGGTGCGGATCCGAAGCCGATTCAGCAACTGGTTTCCCGTATCGGGAACGGTGCCGATACCTATCGAGTCCTTGAGCAGCTGCCCGTGCTTTCCGCGACCAAAGAGTTTGTCCGCTTTACGTTGCAGTTGTGCCGGGTGGGGCAGCCTCATGAGGTTGCCGCGGTCTTCTTTTACAGCCGGGAAGACATCATTCCCGAGATGTTCAGCCGGTTGATTCCTGTACTCGAACCGCAGCAGGTTCCTGTCGGTCGCCTGCTGCATTATCTTCATCGACATGTTGAGTTAGACGGAGATCGTCACGGGCCACTGGCTCGTCTGGCCATGGAGCATCTTTGTGAAGGGAATGCTCAATGGCAACAACAGGCACTCGTAGCCGCCGGAAGAGCCATTGAGCACCGCCTTGCACTCTGGGATGGACTCTTGAAAGCCTTTCAGGATCAGGGGCTTTAA